In the genome of Stomoxys calcitrans chromosome 4, idStoCalc2.1, whole genome shotgun sequence, the window GACTTAGCTCTACTTGGAAGACCCACACTATCGATTGTTGATTTGTTTCCGGCTCAAACGCATATAACCGCTACTCGCCTCCTGTGACGATCTTATGAACGTATTTTGAAGCAACGCGAttgtattttttctatatttcttCTCACTAAGAGATTTATATTGTATAGGATCGGTGATTAGAATTTTGGCTTTATGTGGCAGTGAATTTTATTTCTAATATAAATtctaattaattgaaattttaattaaattgttgtttttattacatctccaaaattttgtttttaacttcTTTGTAGATTTTCCCTTTCTGATGGAACAAAGCAAGACGAAACTGGCCAGCTAAAGGACCTCCAGGGTGAAGATGGTCCGGTACAAGCCGTCGTTAAAACTGGCTCTTACGAATTCACAGATCCTGAAGGCAAATTGCATAGAGTAACGTACACGGCCGACGAAAATGGATTCCATCCTGTTGTAGAAAGTTAAGATTCCTATGAATACGATACTTATGTAGTTATCTCGAAGTGTAAAATAATTCTCCATTCacacataaatatataaaaataccgGTTATCAAACATCAAAATGCagtatttataaaatattattaGTAAGGCAAAACTTAGCTAATTTTCAACTTTCAGTAGATTAGGCCAGGTTGAGTCAGACTGAATCTTGGGTACTTGTCATCGTTGATGCAATTTAACAAATTATGATTGGCATATTTTGAAGAAAAGCCGTCGGCAAATGCATGTACCTTTTAGGAACTTAGTCAAATATACATTATTTTATGGAGCtatctgaaattttgatatttgtttAATATTGGTGTTCAAGGTCATAAGAGTATCGAACATACAAAAATTTAGCCGAATCGGGGAAAAACTAAGgcttcgatttatatgggagctatttttattattataattattaaaaaataatgcgGGATAGAGATAACACCAACAAAAATTCGTAGCGGGATGAGCAACTCTGAGGTCCCTCTACCAGAGCAAAACTCTTTCAGgaaactgacattttgcacattatCTTTCAAAAATGGCAGACTAATTTCCACTTCTTTTATCCCATTTCAGTGTGTGTTCTGGCAAGAAAACCCTCCTttcaaaacaataaaacaaattgaaaattataGGTTAAAACTACTGTAAAATACAAAACATTTTAACAAGTGAaaacatgttaagttcggccgtaccgaactttggatacccacgaccaaggatataataatcgtCCTATTTTATTAGAACttcactactatatccatagttatatctaaataggggcttgtctcgatcatattttattcaggtcccgagaactcatatacaagtaacagtttcagcataatcaggcaagaaatccgttttttatgggtttaagaccctaaattagaagatcggtctatatgacagctatatctgtatagtcggatctgattcatatttgggtccaatgcaaggaggcttaaaataactcactgtttaaaatttcagcgaaatcgggtaataaatgcagcttttttgggcttcaaacccttaacaggcagatcggtctatatggcagctatatctaaatatagtccgatcataaccatatttgggtcggaggcttaaaacaactcactgtttcaaatttcagcgaaatcggctagtaaataaagcatttatgggcttcataccctttatcagcagatcggtctatatgacagctatatcttaataaagtccgatctgaaccatatttaggttggatgTCGGGTGGCtacaaacaactcactgtttcaaatttcagcaaaatcgggtattaaataaagcttttatgggcttcagaccctttatcgggagatcgctctatatggcagctataactaaatatagtccgatctgaatcatatttaggtcggatgtcgagaagcttaaaacaacttactgtttcaaatttcagcgaaatcggctaataaataataattttatgggcttcagaccctttttagcagctattgtatatccaaatatggtccgatttggcccgttcaagaacttaacctgcgtgcaacAAAAatacgtatttgtgccaaatttcagatctatatctcaatttttgaaagctgtagagTGTTTacaacaggcggacagacacacggacataattaaatcgtcttagaattttacgacgatccgtaatatatatactttgtagggtcgaaaatggatatttcgatgtgaaatGGACAAACccccttaagaagtcaaatcgggagatcggtttatatgggagctatatcaggttatacaccgattcgaatcgtactttgcatagttgcaaaatttcagacaaatcggacaaaaattgctcctGGTAAAGggttaagatgtcaaatcgggagatcggtttatatgggaactatatttgagtgtacttggcgcagttgttggaagtcataatagaacactacatgctcaatttctgccaaatcggacaaaaattgcggcttcctagggatcaagaagtcaaatcgggggatcggtttatatggcagctatatctaaatctgaaacgatatggcccattagaatcccccaacaacctacatttATATCAAGTAtcagtccaaaatttcaagcggatagtttTACGCCGGTTTtatcccggccgatacgggatgactatgggcaccacacatgctggaactttgagctccgacttgtgtggtgcccatcgttatcacgggaagcttagcttaaagcccacaggttgcggatggtggtttttatgcggagtagctgcaaatgcggccgcgggcagtcagcgattttcgagaggagagtctcagtgaggagtcaggtggcactggctcttatttaaatactgagtgctattGATACTCTAGATGACATTCTAGCggcttattggcgccttcaaataaccaatggccaatatcagcgtctgttcgcaggttaggggcggctagcgacgagcgtcggatcttggagcaagcggctcaccacaacgagggatacatgcaatcccacaaaacccatgcggttggggcgctggccCAATAAACCGCCcacggaaaacatagaactactttgaaaaacaaaggaatagtaaaaacggatccccccaacgttgacgacccacgccaacgaaaaaaggaccatgatttacggatctgcacctggaatgtccgcactctttatagagaaggtgcagtatacgcgctggcggatgtattagagaagtacaagggagatataaccgccttacaggaagtgcgatggactgggaatggcgtcactacaacaccaaacggtgacgaactatactatagctgccataacacgaggcatgaatttggctgcggatttgtggttagtcggagactgaaacactttgtctccagctttactccggtggttgagaggctagccacaatccgcataaaagccaaattcttcaacatcatccttatttgtgcccatgccccgacggaagacaaagacgagcagaccaaggatattttctacgagcgcctagagagagaatatgaccgctgccccgcccatgatattaaaatcgttctgggagattttaatgcgaaaatagggaaggacgacatttttggtccaacagtcggaaagtttaacctccacgagataacgtccagtaatgggttgaggctgatagatttcgccgcggcaaaaaacatggtagttagaagcaccagatttcaacataaaaatattcacaaagccacatggctgtcacccgatcaaaacacgagaaaccaaattgatcacgttgtgatagatggaaggcattcatccagcgtagatgtacgatcgatccgtggagcgaatatagatacggatcattaccttgttgcagcaaaggttggcacccgtttgaacatggcgaggaaagtacgatctgacactgcacggaagctggtcattgaaaagctgcaaacacaacaaatagcagcggcatactccactcgactgacccaactgcttgatgaaagcactccttgttccgatgatataatggcgcagtggcaaactattgcccactccatggaaaatgccgcgtaatccgtacttgggtaccggaagcctcctccaaaaaacccatggtacgaccaagagtgtcgagatgctaccgaagccaagaatgcggcatatagagcaaccttgcaatcagtagcaacgcgccagatgaaggagaggtatcgggagagaaggagagaggagaaacgtctattccgcagaaagaaaaaggaaatcgaaagacgtgagtgcgagcgaattgagatgtacaggagtcagaatgaaggccggaaattctaccaaagaagtaAACacaaaaccgatggctttggtacaagcacatcctcctgcagagacaaagaaggaaatctagtaactgacacagacaacatgctgaggatatggaaagaacattttaaccaactgctagtgtccgatgttggcggcgaagaggataccgcagaaccaatccctgatgatggtatagaatgattacctcctagtcagaatgaggtccaagtagcagtaaccctactaaagaacaacaaggcagcaggagccgacgagttacccgctaaactatttaagaccggaggcgacacgctgataaggcgtatgcatcagcttatctgcgcaatctggctagaagaacgcatacccgatgattggaacctcacacaagaaaagagacaagacggaatgtgccaactacagaggaataagtctcctccccatcgcatacaagatactctcgagcgtactgtgtgaaagattaaaacctaaagtcaatgagataattgggccctatcaatgcggctttagactaggtaaatccaccctagaccagatattcacactgcgccaaatcctggaaaagacccgaggaggacaaataaacacctaccatctctttgttgactataaagccgctttcgatactcctttacgttcaaacgtatttcaagccatgtctgagtttggtatccctgcaaaattaataagactctgcaggatgacacttgctgatacgcgttcctcagtaagaataggaaagaatctctccgaaccatttaataccaaacgaggtttcaggcaaggagacagcctatcgtgtgatctctttaatattctgctggagaagattatacaagatgcagatgtaaatagatatggcacactaatcacaaaagagcacatgctactcgcctatgccgaagatatcaatatcataggtcggtcaccggaagtagtaactgcagcctttgaaaaaatcgaaagagagccagtgaaaatgggtctggcagtaaatgaagataagacgaaatggatggtttcatctcacaaaaagccttgcacaaccgagcagataaagaaaatggagaaagttagcaaccacaactttgagatagtcagtaactttatctacctcggcaccgccgtaaccgaaacgaatgacaccagttttgagataaagcgaagaataatactggcaaacagatgctactttggacttagcaagtagtttagaaacaaggccacctctcgacagacgaagactacactttacaagacactgatactacccgtgctgttatatggttctgaagcatgggtacttgtgaaagcagatgaggcagtgcttggagtatttgagagaaagattcttcgtaaaatatatggaccagtttgcgttaatggagaacataggcgacgtatgaaccacgagctgtatgagctgtatgacgacaatatCATAGGTACACGCataaaaatacaacggctgcgttggctaggtcatgttgtcagaatggatgaagaaactccagcaaagaagtcttttgaaggcaaacacggtggtacacgcaaaccgggaagaccaaagacccgatggaaagatcaagttgtgggagacacttcgaaacttggtgtcagagattttagaatgagcgcagaagatcgaggctcttggaacgctattctacgttcggctagtggaacaaatattctgtcatagccattaaAAGTAAAGTAGTTTTACGcttttgaccgctatcgtgattttgacagacggactgacggaccgacatggctagaatgtcgagaccatcaagaatatatatatactttatggggtcttagatgaatatttcgatacaaacggaatgactagattagtataccgccatcctatggtggtgggtataaaaattaaatatagctacaataCTTGTAGACACACATAGCATCTTTCAGGGGTTTCATGCACAGCAGCAGAACAGTTTAGATTAGtttgaaaaaaggaaattttgtcaaaatttcgttctcTCAAGATTTGGACGACTAGtaacgggaaactcaatgcagccttaaGAGCAGGGAGCAGACCATgggaccatcacccactcccaagaagcccatttactggaggaccaatgttTGAAGTCATCCGAGAGAGCTACACACGCTCTAATGGAGATAATCACCAAGGACAAGATTCACATTGCCTTAATTAAGAAGTCATGGACGACccgggacaaagtttctggattgAACCATATCAACGACCAACTATGCTAACATTGGTACTCggtcacaaaaattttatatttttcacagagttgtcaacgtcggaatgcaacagtgatgatACAAGGAGACTGTGGAGCATACCTGGACCTgatagaatatttccggcgttacttcaTAGgcggccgactatctggcgccccgtctggccactattttcatagcacgcctaagacttgcatatactccaaaatcctggcaggaggcaagggtggttcGGCATGGCAAGTCctttcctttctactcaaaatcatggaacgtattgttgaTACCATAACAAAGTGCTGGACATACAGCGAAgtcctcaaatacaaacaacacgCCTAAGCCAGCGAAcggattgttgtgcgctttaaaaactaaaaaatctcgagaaaaaaatttaagtcaagatTTCCGTGATcctcacaaaatccttaattcttcCCCATTCCAAGCCGCACAGTAGGAGaagatcgaaaaaaaactagtaaaaaatagcCGCACTCAAAGAAAAAGTTTGCTGCAAATAGCAAACACTGGATATTAGTCGTTCATTTTGCTGCAAGTCATGTTCACGTGTTagcagagcaataacaaaaatttcgagctcagccacatttcgaaatgtatacaaGTAGATGGATCAGATAGCTTTTTTAcaataatattccacaaattaaaatcatccctTCCaagaaatttctaaaaaaatgtctATAGTAATCAAaccaagtaacaggcaaccatataAAGTAGCATACACTTTTTTCAGCAGTCTTGCATATTCAAAACAGCATATTTTGTtggttgaaatagcagtaagaaatgtttgctaatacagcagccccatgtttgctaaaacagctgcaaggtctgctttcccattttcagcagacaaaaactgctgttttagcaaacatttttgctgttttgaataaaaaatttggttaagAGCATgtgagatatctctttgaaatgaatgaaagatcgtgtgcaaaatttcaagcccctaggtggtccgggcctcttggcaggcccataaagttggtcacctcggcatttcgaaaaaaatgttcgggctgccagattttcatttgtggtccgattttcaaaatatacgagtaaaaatttttggaccaagtacggtacaaatcggtctataacctgaaatagctctcatataaccgATCCGACTGggccgaaatttttcatgtggtgctctgttatgactaccaacaattgtaccaagtacgctcgaaatcgttctataacctaatatagctcccatataaatcgatctcccgatatgatttcATGGGCCTTAcagaccgcaatttttgtccgatttggctgaaatttagtatgtagTGTTTTCtacgaccttcaacaactgtgccaagtacggtccataacctgatatagctcccatataaccgatctcccgatttgatttcttgagcccctggaagctgcaatttttatacgatttggctgaaattaaacatgttgtgttctgttaagacttccaacaactgatatagctctagatataaaccgatctcccgatttgaattcttgagtccttacaagccgcaatttttgtccaatttggctgaaaatttgcatgaggttttttgttgcaacttcaaataactgtgccaagtacggtctaaatcagtctgtaaccttatagagttcccatataaaccggtttctcgattatctttattcggttcctagaaactttaatttttgctggtttgacagaagtttggtatatagaataaaattatgcccttcaactaaatttattttcgccccggccgaatttagcatgattttacttgtttctttctaGCTTATAAATAGGACATATTATTATTATCCTTCtggcatgaacttccagatggaaGTAGCCGAGTACAGTTAATCCTTGATTGGCAGCGGAACAACACATCAAGTGTTGTCTCAGCTATCCGATCCGAAACCTTTTTCATTCCATTAGGTTTCCTTACGTTTcctcgattacaccgcgatggAAAAACCTGTACCTTTCCCCTATCCATTGTCTCATCGTGTTAAGTCTCAtatccgcagtggctgcctcatacccaatctgtatgtctataggtcgcatatctagaatagtccccaATGTTTTAGAGAAGGTGGGGCTCATCAcatcgcctatgccaagataacatgttttctgaacctgttgtattatgaTTACGTTGTATTTTTGAACTTTCTAGGTGCGCTCTCGAATGTAACACGTTCacttcaatttcctgtccaagatcactcctaagtatttgaacttgtcggatatcgaaatcgttgttGAGGCAACGAGGTTGATGCGCCACGGATCACCTTTGTCTTTTTCGTGAACAGGCAAATTTCTGTCTTTTCTTGGTAACATTCTGACCCCTAGATCTTGGcgagtcgtatgccatctcgaAGGCCCTTTCGGTCTTTTTGTATTGCTTACTCCGATCCCTGCCGCTTTGAAGTATTAAAACATAGTCTGCGTAGTGGACGGGTACAATCCCACCACAATCAGAATTCGTCTctctctcccttatatttacacacaatttatccaactgttccttagcactggtctaaggattggatcaatgtgtggGTCCTCACATTTTTAAAAAGGCATGCTGCTATATGTGCTACTCTTTACTATAGTGTCCACtaaacgttccatggttttaagtagaaaggacgCACATAGCTTTACccggctgaagaacaacaaggcagcgggAGCCGATGGAATACCTCTTGAACCAGttaagaccggaagcgacaCGATGATGAGGCTTATGAATAAATGcatctgcgcgatctggctggAAAAACTCATGCCCGATGTTTGAAACCTTAGCGTACTA includes:
- the LOC106086983 gene encoding endocuticle structural glycoprotein SgAbd-5, with the protein product MKITFFFAISILFTAVLSAPQQDVQIVELENDNDGTGNYKFRFSLSDGTKQDETGQLKDLQGEDGPVQAVVKTGSYEFTDPEGKLHRVTYTADENGFHPVVES